From a single Lates calcarifer isolate ASB-BC8 linkage group LG12, TLL_Latcal_v3, whole genome shotgun sequence genomic region:
- the amigo3 gene encoding amphoterin-induced protein 3 encodes MLSVGANRGFLQGVVAPSPSWWTAVVLFVCLSSVWGSSQTNTCLCASDILSCTALGLDQVPGDMPVSVVTLDLSHNHINQLKGGAFQGLSRLETLRLAHNQLTTIHLGAFQNTSGALLRHLDLSSNQLRVLEQHYFQELSGLEELLLFNNRIVQVEGRSLAGLGNLRKAYLSHNRLTHFPFFSIQEHSHPHLTMLDLSSNRLLKLPLEDITNLPLPVQEGLYLHNNSLECECSMYGLFRRWKQRGYTSVSHFLQEHTCWVYGIQKGSVRFLLHGRYFEKCNLTAQPLREQESSVSVGVGKAALLHCVTTLTGRSVTFLWVSPNQEYVAPPGNNGSLRMFTNGSLEIVAAQAEDSGVYWCMALDQQQRLNETHEVNVTVVLHADGQAHDSFNTGFTTLLGCVVSLVLVLMYLYLTPCRCPPCPKPPTPAANAAGTEAGAGSAQSSILTPTPPATTEGPGRKVSTNKHVVFLEPIREQQNGRLRAGPGAGAVHGHLGPGLLLGPEQHAKLQAQQRAGETDSIMSVFSDTPIMLP; translated from the coding sequence ATGCTGTCTGTTGGGGCTAACAGAGGTTTCCTGCAGGGTGTGGTGGCACCATCACCGTCATGGTGGACTGCTGTGGTGCTGTTCGTTTGTCTGAGCTCCGTCTGGGGTTCGTCCCAGACCAACACCTGCCTCTGTGCCTCGGACATCCTGAGCTGCACTGCACTGGGTCTGGACCAGGTCCCCGGAGACATGCCGGTCTCCGTTGTCACCCTGGATCTGAGCCACAACCACATCAATCAGCTAAAGGGGGGCGCCTTTCAGGGACTTTCTCGACTGGAGACGTTACGGTTAGCACACAACCAGCTGACCACCATTCACCTGGGGGCGTTTCAGAACACCTCAGGGGCCCTGCTCCGACACCTGGACCTGTCGTCCAATCAGCTGCGTGTTCTGGAGCAGCACTACTTCCAGGAGCTGTCGGGATTGGAggaactgctgctgtttaacaACCGGATCGTCCAGGTGGAGGGCAGATCTCTGGCTGGACTGGGAAACCTCCGGAAGGCCTACCTCAGTCACAACCGCCTCACCCACTTCCCCTTCTTCTCCATCCAGGAGCACAGCCACCCCCACCTGACCATGCTGGACCTGTCGTCAAACCGCCTGCTCAAACTGCCCCTGGAGGACATAACAAACCTCCCCCTCCCTGTCCAGGAGGGACTCTACCTTCACAACAACTCCCTGGAGTGCGAGTGCTCCATGTACGGGCTGTTCAGGCGCTGGAAGCAGAGAGGATACACCTCCGTCAGTCACTTCCTGCAGGAGCACACCTGCTGGGTGTACGGGATCCAGAAAGGTTCGGTCCGCTTCCTCCTGCACGGACGCTACTTTGAAAAATGCAACCTGACAGCGCAGCCgctcagagagcaggagagcagCGTTTCAGTGGGGGTGGGGAAGGCGgcactgctgcactgtgtgACCACGCTCACCGGACGCAGCGTCACCTTTCTCTGGGTCTCACCCAACCAGGAGTACGTGGCTCCGCCGGGGAACAACGGCTCGTTAAGGATGTTCACCAACGGCAGCCTGGAGATCGTGGCGGCGCAGGCGGAGGACTCCGGCGTGTACTGGTGCATGGCTCTGgaccagcagcagagactcaATGAAACTCACGAGGTGAACGTGACAGTGGTGCTGCACGCTGACGGTCAGGCCCACGATTCCTTCAACACAGGGTTCACCACCCTGCTGGGCTGCGTGGTGAgcctggtcctggtcctcatGTACCTGTACCTGACACCCTGCCGCTGCCCTCCCTGCCCCAAGCCCCCGACCCCGGCCGCCAACGCCGCCGGTACCGAGGCCGGGGCGGGGAGCGCCCAGTCCTCCAtcctcacccccaccccgcCAGCCACCACTGAGGGCCCCGGCCGCAAGGTCAGTACCAACAAGCATGTGGTATTTCtggagccaatcagagagcagcagaacGGCAGACTGAGGGCGGGGCCGGGAGCCGGGGCAGTGCACGGACACCTGGGGCCGGGGTTACTGTTAGGGCCGGAGCAACACGCCAAGCTCCAGGCGCAGCAGAGGGCGGGGGAGACGGACTCCATCATGTCCGTCTTCTCAGACACGCCCATCATGTTGCCATAG